The following are encoded together in the Pseudoalteromonas ruthenica genome:
- a CDS encoding mechanosensitive ion channel family protein, which produces MNESQLQTLVEPWFEGMEQASLFSAITATGLGMLAILLLYFFLRSLMLPGVQSLAAKLSPERITMLAPLLQKLNRRVAGIICCVVFLAFFQNVFPSTELVGGVVRTLAQIALIVYGGFIVSSVVSVGGAIYNQFEFAREVPIQGLIQLVKLVTFIICAILIFSLLLEKSPTYIISGFGAIAAVTMLVFKDTILGFVASIQIAANRLVTYGDWIQVDNYGADGEVIDLGLNTVKVRNWDNTITTIPTYMLVAGSFKNWRGMQESGGRRIKRSLNIDMNSIRLADEALQQRISDSINIDDYVKASNLPEQVTNLGLFRRYAEGYLKQHERINNELTLMVREMQPLNHGLPIEFYCFSADKRWISYEHLQAEIMDHLLAMLPVFELRPYQSITGQMSSPN; this is translated from the coding sequence ATGAATGAGAGCCAGTTACAAACCCTAGTCGAGCCTTGGTTTGAGGGCATGGAGCAAGCCAGTTTATTCAGTGCGATTACCGCGACAGGTTTGGGGATGCTGGCGATTCTGTTGCTGTATTTTTTCCTGCGCAGCTTGATGTTGCCAGGTGTACAGTCGCTGGCCGCCAAGTTATCACCAGAGCGCATTACTATGCTGGCGCCGTTGCTACAAAAGCTGAATCGTCGCGTCGCCGGTATTATTTGCTGTGTGGTGTTTTTAGCCTTTTTCCAGAACGTTTTTCCAAGCACCGAGCTGGTGGGTGGCGTTGTACGGACTTTAGCGCAGATAGCGCTTATTGTTTATGGCGGCTTTATCGTCAGTAGTGTCGTCAGTGTTGGTGGTGCTATCTATAATCAGTTTGAGTTTGCCCGAGAAGTCCCGATTCAAGGTCTTATCCAGCTGGTAAAGCTGGTGACTTTTATAATCTGTGCCATCTTAATCTTCTCATTACTGCTGGAGAAGTCTCCCACCTATATTATCTCTGGCTTTGGTGCTATTGCAGCGGTCACTATGTTGGTGTTTAAAGACACGATTTTGGGCTTCGTTGCCAGTATTCAAATTGCCGCTAATCGCTTGGTTACCTACGGAGATTGGATTCAGGTTGATAACTACGGCGCTGACGGTGAAGTGATCGATCTTGGCCTGAACACCGTTAAAGTGCGTAATTGGGATAACACTATCACCACAATTCCAACTTATATGCTGGTGGCCGGCTCATTTAAGAATTGGCGCGGTATGCAAGAGTCTGGTGGTCGCCGGATAAAGCGCTCGCTGAATATTGATATGAACAGTATTCGCCTCGCCGACGAGGCATTGCAGCAACGTATCAGCGACAGCATTAATATTGATGATTATGTCAAAGCCAGTAACTTGCCGGAGCAGGTCACTAACCTCGGGTTATTTCGCCGCTATGCCGAAGGCTACTTGAAGCAGCATGAGCGCATCAACAATGAGCTGACCTTAATGGTGCGTGAGATGCAGCCACTAAACCACGGCCTGCCTATTGAGTTTTACTGCTTCAGTGCCGATAAACGCTGGATCTCTTATGAGCACTTGCAGGCTGAGATTATGGATCATCTGCTCGCGATGCTGCCTGTGTTCGAATTACGCCCATATCAGAGTATTACTGGGCAAATGAGTAGCCCTAACTAA
- a CDS encoding OmpA family protein has product MVKRMTRFSTVATAVAVTVVLSGCQATNTQKGAGIGAGIGAVLGKATGDHDDKRIFIGAAIGALAGAAVGDYMDKQEQAFRDELAGSGVEVVREGDNIRLVMPSNITFATDQSYISSGFHRTLDAIASVMNKYEKTYLSVQGHTDSTGASDYNQRLSEQRAQSVKNYLVNKQILAARVSTQGFGESRPVADNSTANGRALNRRVEIQIVPNVKN; this is encoded by the coding sequence ATGGTTAAACGTATGACTCGTTTTTCTACAGTGGCTACAGCAGTAGCGGTAACAGTGGTGTTGTCAGGTTGCCAAGCAACCAATACGCAAAAAGGTGCAGGTATCGGTGCCGGTATTGGCGCCGTACTAGGTAAAGCGACGGGCGATCATGACGACAAGCGTATTTTTATCGGTGCCGCCATTGGCGCCTTAGCGGGTGCTGCGGTGGGTGACTACATGGATAAGCAGGAGCAGGCTTTTCGAGATGAATTAGCAGGCTCGGGCGTGGAAGTGGTACGCGAGGGCGATAACATCCGTTTAGTGATGCCTTCAAATATTACCTTTGCCACCGATCAATCTTATATCTCTAGTGGTTTCCACCGTACTTTAGACGCAATTGCCAGTGTTATGAACAAGTACGAGAAAACCTACCTGAGCGTTCAAGGTCATACCGACAGCACCGGCGCCAGTGATTATAACCAACGTTTATCTGAGCAGCGTGCTCAGAGCGTTAAAAATTACTTGGTGAACAAGCAAATTTTGGCGGCGCGTGTGAGCACTCAAGGCTTTGGCGAAAGTCGCCCTGTTGCGGATAATTCCACGGCTAACGGTCGCGCCTTGAACCGCCGTGTAGAAATCCAAATCGTGCCTAACGTTAAGAACTAG
- a CDS encoding substrate-binding periplasmic protein yields the protein MAVDHAPPYSNTESSAPKGLIIDILRPIAQELNFDINVIACPFSRCVYLLTHNEVDIMGGLIRTPAREQQLQFVTPAYMALHSSFSFYSLKTPSFNIERYNDLYGKRIAVMRGAAHFARFDNDEKLIKVPVTSEQIALDMLLKDRVDLFIGVEATAEHAMGVLQRPAHQLMKHPYRYQDAIYGHMAFASRFAGSTLAEKINQQYQKMLNSGELSALVKPYALPPVMPQNGIN from the coding sequence GTGGCCGTCGATCATGCGCCGCCGTATAGCAATACCGAATCGAGCGCACCTAAAGGGCTGATTATTGATATCCTGCGCCCGATAGCACAAGAGCTAAACTTCGATATCAACGTAATTGCATGCCCGTTTTCTCGCTGTGTTTACTTACTCACCCATAATGAAGTCGATATAATGGGCGGGCTAATACGTACCCCTGCTCGTGAACAACAACTGCAGTTTGTTACGCCAGCTTACATGGCATTGCACTCATCATTTAGCTTTTATTCGCTAAAGACACCCAGCTTTAACATCGAGCGCTACAACGACTTGTATGGGAAACGTATTGCGGTGATGCGCGGAGCGGCGCACTTTGCGCGCTTTGACAATGATGAAAAGCTGATAAAAGTACCAGTAACATCAGAGCAAATCGCTTTAGATATGTTACTCAAAGACCGCGTAGACCTGTTTATTGGCGTTGAAGCGACGGCAGAACATGCCATGGGCGTACTGCAACGTCCGGCACATCAACTTATGAAGCACCCATATAGGTACCAAGACGCCATTTATGGTCATATGGCGTTTGCATCGCGTTTTGCTGGTAGCACACTGGCTGAGAAAATTAATCAGCAGTACCAGAAAATGCTTAACAGTGGCGAGTTAAGTGCGTTGGTCAAACCTTATGCGCTACCTCCAGTGATGCCTCAAAACGGAATTAATTAG
- a CDS encoding acyltransferase codes for MRAVVAVVRQVLSVSLYTINTLFWFFPIVLCGLLKLLPIKPWQKLMSAAAKAMAGLWVGGNSLNQKLLTPYKMTVSGLDKLRKKDWYLVIANHQSWVDILVMQRIFRGRIPFLNFFLKKELLYVPFLGLAWWALDFPFMKRTSKSQLKKNPKLRGKDIETTRKACEKFKEMPVSIVNFVEGTRYTEDKHQRQRSPFKHLLKPKAGGVAFVLQAMGEQISKIVNVTIHYPGGIPTFLDLAAGKVKEVAVHVEVLPLDKKLVGDYSNDNEFRVSFQQHLNDMWHDKDRVFDDLAKHNRS; via the coding sequence TTGCGCGCTGTAGTAGCTGTAGTTAGGCAAGTTTTAAGTGTTAGTTTGTACACGATTAACACTCTGTTTTGGTTTTTCCCCATTGTGCTTTGCGGGTTACTGAAATTATTGCCAATCAAGCCTTGGCAAAAGTTAATGAGTGCGGCGGCAAAAGCCATGGCAGGGTTATGGGTGGGTGGTAACTCATTGAATCAAAAATTGCTCACTCCCTATAAGATGACAGTGAGTGGCCTTGATAAGCTACGCAAAAAAGATTGGTATCTCGTGATTGCCAACCATCAAAGTTGGGTCGATATTTTGGTGATGCAGCGTATCTTTCGGGGCCGCATACCATTTTTGAATTTCTTTTTGAAAAAAGAGCTACTGTACGTGCCTTTTTTAGGCCTAGCCTGGTGGGCGTTAGATTTTCCTTTTATGAAACGCACAAGCAAGTCGCAATTAAAGAAAAACCCTAAACTGCGTGGTAAAGACATCGAAACCACACGCAAAGCCTGTGAAAAGTTTAAAGAAATGCCGGTGTCTATTGTCAACTTCGTAGAGGGAACGCGCTATACCGAGGACAAGCATCAGCGCCAACGCAGTCCGTTTAAGCATTTACTGAAGCCTAAAGCAGGTGGTGTCGCGTTTGTGCTGCAAGCGATGGGAGAGCAGATCAGTAAGATAGTGAATGTGACCATTCATTACCCCGGCGGCATCCCCACATTTTTGGACTTGGCTGCAGGCAAAGTGAAAGAGGTTGCTGTGCATGTTGAGGTACTCCCGCTTGATAAAAAGTTGGTGGGTGACTACAGCAATGACAATGAATTTCGGGTATCTTTTCAGCAGCACCTTAATGATATGTGGCATGACAAAGACCGTGTATTTGACGATTTAGCAAAGCATAACAGGAGTTAA
- a CDS encoding acyltransferase has protein sequence MLKRFLPNWLAGILAGCVLLVNTLVWGVIVFLFGLVKLVLPLHVVTVLLHSAYNGWRGGNRLGLKIGCENFDVSFNGEVQKGAWYLLISNHLSWLDIVVLSAVNELPAPKFFLKDELKYVPLIGSGAWAMGMPFMKRASKEQIAKNPKLKGMDVERTKRSCHNFKQYPSCIVNFVEGSRFTASKHQRQESPFRHLLKPKAGGIAFALQVLGEQFDGLLDATLHYQSQGSHICRDFLTGRLTHIELSVEVREIAPQLVGDYQQDKAFRVEFQKHLNVMWHQKDALIAHNHAPVTEVCSDVANSTGEL, from the coding sequence ATGCTCAAGCGATTTCTACCCAATTGGTTAGCAGGGATTTTAGCTGGCTGTGTGTTGCTAGTGAATACACTGGTGTGGGGAGTAATCGTATTCCTCTTTGGCTTAGTGAAGTTAGTGTTGCCACTGCATGTAGTGACCGTATTATTACATAGCGCCTACAATGGCTGGCGTGGTGGCAATCGTTTAGGGTTAAAGATCGGCTGTGAGAACTTTGATGTGTCGTTCAACGGTGAAGTGCAAAAAGGCGCTTGGTATTTACTGATATCTAATCACCTTAGCTGGCTTGATATCGTTGTTCTTAGTGCGGTGAATGAGCTACCCGCACCGAAGTTCTTCCTCAAAGATGAGTTAAAATATGTGCCACTGATTGGCAGCGGTGCATGGGCGATGGGTATGCCCTTTATGAAGCGTGCTAGCAAAGAGCAAATAGCCAAGAACCCAAAACTCAAAGGTATGGACGTAGAGCGAACTAAACGCAGTTGCCATAACTTTAAACAGTACCCATCGTGTATCGTTAATTTTGTCGAGGGTTCACGTTTCACTGCCAGTAAACATCAACGCCAAGAGAGTCCGTTTCGCCATTTGCTCAAGCCCAAGGCTGGCGGTATCGCCTTTGCACTGCAAGTGCTAGGGGAGCAATTTGACGGTCTCTTAGATGCAACGTTGCACTACCAATCACAGGGCAGCCATATCTGTCGCGACTTTTTAACTGGCCGACTTACTCATATTGAACTCTCCGTAGAGGTACGAGAAATTGCGCCACAACTAGTGGGGGATTATCAGCAAGACAAAGCCTTTCGCGTTGAGTTTCAAAAACACCTCAATGTTATGTGGCATCAGAAAGATGCGTTGATTGCTCACAATCATGCACCTGTCACTGAGGTGTGTTCTGACGTTGCGAATTCAACAGGTGAACTATGA
- a CDS encoding DUF3224 domain-containing protein: MQATGTFTVKLNPQQSYATGVDGIDLGRMSIDKTFSGELHGISQGEMLSARTPVQGSAGYVALEQVTGTLADKKGSFVLQHFGTMNQGKDTLILEVVPDSGSGELRGLSGKMTINMDNGAHHYVFDYQLGSTNE, encoded by the coding sequence ATGCAAGCAACAGGAACTTTTACCGTTAAATTAAACCCGCAACAAAGTTATGCCACTGGGGTAGACGGTATTGATTTAGGAAGAATGTCGATAGATAAAACCTTTAGTGGTGAGCTCCACGGTATTAGTCAGGGTGAAATGCTCAGTGCCCGCACGCCAGTGCAAGGCTCTGCTGGTTATGTCGCCTTAGAGCAGGTCACTGGGACACTGGCTGACAAAAAAGGCAGCTTCGTACTCCAGCACTTCGGTACCATGAACCAAGGCAAAGATACATTGATCCTTGAGGTGGTGCCGGATTCAGGTAGCGGCGAATTGCGAGGCTTGAGCGGGAAAATGACCATCAATATGGACAATGGCGCTCACCATTACGTATTTGACTACCAGCTAGGTAGTACTAATGAGTAG
- the speA gene encoding biosynthetic arginine decarboxylase, translating into MQWGYQAAQAVYNVSHWSDGYFDINPQGELVAYPDGDHSRPGLPLNKLVESFKEQGLTLPVLVRFTDILQHRASRLIGAFAKANEAKQYQGGYTCVYPIKVNQQRSVVHKLLAHDSNQVGLEAGSKPELMAILGLAQKNITIVCNGYKDSEFLRLALIGQAMGHKVNIVIEKLSELDALLKEMAAMNLEAAIGIRIRLNSVGKGKWQNTGGEKGKFGLTASQVLQAVELLRQQSKLHLLELVHFHIGSQVANIHDIQRALKECARHYAQLSQMGVPLKTVDVGGGLGVDYEGSGSRSSCSMNYTVEEYARNVVAAFSEVSDSHDLAHPHIITESGRALTAHHAVLITDVVDVERIPNNDVAIDQYQNLPSVVIEMRHTCEAVSSRMALESYHDAMHLFSEAHSQYVHGMLGIMQWSLVEQLYFRTLHKVRDCLRDSVRAHREVLDDLNEKLADKLFVNFSLFQSLPDVWGIGQLFPVLPIENLDKPLEQRVIIQDITCDSDGQIRDYVDGAGIETSLPIPRYEFGQQYHVAMFMVGAYQEILGDLHNLFGDTDSVHVHSDNGEFKLSHKLKGDSVQDVLKFVHYDSDDLAAVYHQRINALDIDSDIKKAYIEQLQQGLSGYTYFED; encoded by the coding sequence ATGCAATGGGGTTACCAGGCTGCTCAGGCCGTATATAACGTAAGTCACTGGAGCGACGGTTACTTTGATATTAATCCGCAGGGCGAGCTCGTGGCGTATCCCGATGGCGATCATAGTCGCCCAGGTTTGCCTTTAAATAAGCTGGTGGAAAGCTTTAAAGAGCAAGGTCTGACGTTACCGGTATTAGTGCGCTTCACCGATATTCTGCAACACCGAGCTTCACGGCTTATCGGTGCCTTTGCCAAGGCGAATGAGGCGAAGCAGTATCAAGGCGGCTATACCTGTGTTTATCCAATTAAAGTGAATCAACAGCGCTCGGTGGTGCATAAGTTATTGGCCCATGATAGCAACCAAGTCGGTTTAGAGGCGGGCTCTAAGCCAGAGTTAATGGCGATATTGGGACTGGCACAAAAAAATATCACCATAGTGTGTAATGGCTATAAAGATAGTGAGTTTTTGCGTCTCGCATTAATTGGTCAAGCCATGGGCCATAAGGTTAATATTGTTATCGAAAAGCTCTCTGAATTGGATGCCTTACTCAAAGAAATGGCGGCCATGAACCTTGAAGCAGCAATAGGTATACGTATTCGCCTCAACTCTGTGGGTAAGGGCAAGTGGCAAAATACCGGCGGCGAAAAAGGCAAGTTTGGCCTGACCGCCTCGCAGGTACTGCAAGCTGTCGAACTGCTACGTCAACAAAGCAAGTTACATTTGCTGGAACTCGTGCATTTTCATATTGGCTCACAGGTTGCCAATATTCACGACATTCAACGCGCGCTCAAAGAGTGTGCACGCCACTACGCGCAACTATCGCAAATGGGCGTGCCGCTAAAAACGGTTGATGTTGGCGGTGGCTTAGGGGTGGATTATGAGGGCTCAGGGTCGCGCAGCAGCTGCTCTATGAACTACACCGTGGAAGAATACGCGCGCAATGTGGTGGCCGCATTTAGTGAGGTAAGCGACAGCCATGATTTAGCACATCCACATATCATTACCGAGTCAGGACGAGCGCTGACGGCTCATCATGCCGTGCTGATTACCGATGTGGTGGATGTGGAGCGCATCCCAAATAACGATGTAGCCATCGACCAGTACCAAAATTTGCCTTCTGTAGTGATAGAAATGCGGCACACTTGTGAAGCGGTGAGCAGTCGTATGGCGTTGGAGAGCTATCACGATGCCATGCACTTATTTAGTGAAGCGCATAGCCAGTATGTTCATGGCATGCTGGGCATTATGCAGTGGTCGTTAGTGGAGCAGCTCTACTTCCGCACCTTACATAAAGTACGTGATTGCTTACGGGATTCGGTGCGTGCCCATCGCGAGGTATTGGATGACCTTAACGAAAAGCTTGCTGATAAGCTATTTGTGAATTTCTCGCTGTTCCAATCACTGCCCGATGTCTGGGGTATTGGCCAATTATTCCCGGTACTACCCATAGAAAACTTAGATAAGCCATTGGAGCAGCGGGTGATTATCCAAGACATCACTTGTGATTCCGATGGTCAAATTCGCGATTATGTTGACGGGGCGGGGATTGAAACGAGTCTGCCGATACCGCGTTATGAATTTGGCCAACAGTATCATGTCGCTATGTTTATGGTGGGTGCGTATCAAGAGATTCTTGGCGATCTCCATAACCTTTTCGGTGATACCGACTCGGTGCATGTGCACAGTGATAATGGCGAGTTTAAATTAAGTCATAAACTCAAGGGCGACAGTGTTCAGGACGTATTAAAATTTGTGCATTACGATAGCGATGACTTAGCAGCAGTCTATCACCAGCGTATCAACGCGCTTGATATCGATAGTGACATCAAAAAGGCGTATATTGAACAGCTACAACAAGGTCTGAGCGGATACACCTATTTCGAAGATTAA
- a CDS encoding PH domain-containing protein has translation MSSETILHSAQFNPKVKQYWLVLWLLVATVTLFGIVFIPVIAIVVWLVSGRMLAAMSATLSEKKLFVKRGILVRTEKTIPLDKITDVGLTQGPLMRLFGIHQLSFETAGQSGTGALVSLIGVVDAQQFREAILAQKERLAEHQQTQSESMSQPSDQALLARLVEVVERIDTRLKHLEQRSD, from the coding sequence ATGAGTAGTGAAACGATTTTACACAGCGCGCAATTTAACCCCAAAGTGAAACAATACTGGTTGGTCTTGTGGTTATTGGTTGCCACTGTGACCTTGTTTGGTATTGTTTTTATCCCCGTTATTGCCATTGTTGTGTGGCTCGTATCAGGGCGTATGTTGGCGGCCATGTCGGCAACCTTGAGTGAAAAAAAGCTGTTTGTTAAACGCGGTATTTTGGTGCGCACTGAAAAAACCATTCCCCTTGATAAAATTACCGATGTGGGGTTAACGCAAGGGCCATTGATGCGACTGTTTGGTATTCATCAATTGAGCTTTGAAACAGCGGGCCAGTCGGGTACCGGTGCGTTAGTGTCACTCATCGGAGTGGTGGATGCACAGCAGTTCCGTGAGGCCATTTTGGCACAAAAAGAGCGTTTAGCTGAGCACCAACAAACACAATCAGAGTCTATGTCACAACCTAGCGACCAAGCGCTGTTGGCACGCTTGGTCGAAGTTGTAGAACGGATTGATACGCGACTCAAGCATCTCGAGCAGCGTTCAGATTAA
- the chrA gene encoding chromate efflux transporter: MKLLSLFYQFFLLGCTSFGGPAAHLGYFQRHFVENKQWLSQQQYGHLISLSQLLPGPGSSQVGFAIGLHHAGVLGGIVAFVGFTLPSMLIMVLLAVGAQQLGWGLSGLIIGLKLFAVVIVTDALITMTKSFCPNWQTKALALLSALALIFVPSLYTQLVILAVAGVTGAWLLKPMECAESESPTRLNWPALLLFSVLFLLTFSAASGYWQLAGQFYQAGSLVFGGGHVVLPLLDTILTDVDSDAFLSGYAAAQAIPGPMFTFATYLGAIMTPHAPLLGATLATLAIFTPGFLLVIGFHRHWQSLLSNPLVAGVSKAINAAVVGFIAAALYNPIIPAGISQWWYGLFAIIGLWVLRQYKPPILMVIASFAALGLLLAKLP; the protein is encoded by the coding sequence ATGAAACTTTTATCGTTATTTTACCAGTTTTTCCTCCTCGGCTGCACTAGCTTTGGTGGCCCAGCAGCACATTTAGGTTACTTTCAACGCCACTTCGTTGAAAACAAGCAATGGTTATCACAGCAGCAGTACGGGCACTTGATCTCGCTCAGCCAGCTATTACCAGGTCCCGGCAGCTCGCAGGTAGGCTTCGCAATTGGCTTACACCATGCGGGCGTGCTTGGTGGCATCGTTGCTTTTGTTGGCTTCACCTTGCCCTCAATGTTGATTATGGTGTTATTGGCTGTTGGCGCGCAGCAATTAGGCTGGGGGCTGTCTGGGTTGATCATTGGCCTAAAGCTTTTCGCTGTCGTCATTGTTACTGATGCACTGATAACGATGACTAAAAGCTTTTGCCCTAACTGGCAAACAAAAGCGTTAGCATTGCTCAGTGCCTTGGCACTTATTTTTGTTCCTTCCCTTTACACGCAACTGGTCATTTTAGCCGTAGCTGGCGTAACCGGTGCTTGGTTATTAAAACCGATGGAGTGCGCCGAGTCCGAGTCGCCTACACGACTTAACTGGCCGGCTTTACTGCTCTTTTCAGTGCTGTTTTTACTTACCTTTAGCGCGGCTTCTGGCTATTGGCAACTGGCTGGGCAGTTTTATCAAGCGGGATCTTTGGTATTTGGCGGCGGCCATGTGGTGTTACCGCTGTTAGACACTATTCTAACGGATGTTGACAGCGATGCATTTTTATCCGGCTATGCAGCCGCTCAGGCTATTCCTGGGCCGATGTTTACCTTTGCTACGTACCTTGGTGCTATCATGACACCGCATGCGCCTTTGCTAGGTGCTACCTTAGCCACCTTAGCCATTTTTACGCCCGGTTTTTTGTTGGTTATCGGCTTTCATCGCCACTGGCAATCGTTATTGAGCAACCCACTCGTTGCTGGGGTAAGCAAAGCCATTAATGCTGCAGTGGTGGGCTTTATTGCTGCCGCTTTATACAACCCGATCATCCCCGCAGGCATAAGCCAATGGTGGTATGGTCTTTTTGCCATTATCGGGCTGTGGGTGTTGCGCCAGTATAAACCACCAATACTTATGGTAATCGCCAGTTTTGCAGCGCTAGGGCTACTGCTGGCAAAGTTGCCCTAA
- a CDS encoding ABC transporter transmembrane domain-containing protein — MNTAANEKSALRYLRPIFKFVWPYKWVVIAALAALLLTAGINLSLGQGLKQVIDDGFIAGSITQLRQSVMVLIALIAIMAVGIFCRFYMMSWLGERVSNDIRKAVFARIVSLHPSYFEENRSGEIMSRLTTDTTLLQSIVGSSLSMALRSALMLVGGIIMLFITNVKLTLIVLLCVPLVLLPMKLFGRRVRTLASSSQDAIADISTYAGEVMQNIKTVHSFNRQAMEQNAFNSEVDKAFSVAKRRILQRAILIALVIFITFSGISFMLYSGGVDVLNGAMTGGELAAFVFYAVVVAMSVGTVAEIYGELQRAAGAAKRLVELLQVRSDIIDPTNPARFDNNQSETAILAFNEVSFCYPSRPDKPALDGFNLTINTGETIAIVDPSGAGKSTLFELLQRFYDVSSGQIKLHNKELSTLSLHALRDEMAMVAQHPVLFSADVYHNIAYAREDATHAQVIAAAKQAYAHEFINDLPDDYSSFLGERGVRLSGGQKQRIAIARAILKDPNILLLDEATSALDAESEFHVQAALTRLMQSRTTLIIAHRLSTVMHADRIVVMDQGKVVAVGDHPTLLQQSALYQRLCELQFNQPSQLSSS; from the coding sequence ATGAACACAGCCGCTAACGAAAAAAGCGCTTTGCGCTACCTCCGCCCTATTTTTAAATTTGTGTGGCCCTATAAGTGGGTGGTTATCGCCGCCCTCGCAGCGCTACTACTGACCGCAGGTATTAACCTCTCGTTGGGACAGGGGCTCAAGCAAGTGATTGATGACGGCTTTATTGCTGGTTCAATTACTCAGCTACGACAATCTGTGATGGTGCTTATTGCCCTAATCGCGATCATGGCGGTGGGAATTTTCTGCCGCTTTTACATGATGTCGTGGCTAGGTGAGCGCGTTAGTAACGATATTCGCAAGGCGGTGTTCGCGCGTATTGTCTCCCTGCACCCAAGTTACTTTGAAGAGAATCGCAGCGGCGAAATTATGTCGCGCCTAACCACCGATACCACCTTACTGCAAAGCATCGTCGGCTCGTCTTTATCCATGGCACTGCGCAGTGCGTTGATGCTTGTCGGCGGCATCATTATGTTGTTTATCACTAATGTGAAGCTGACGTTGATCGTACTGCTGTGTGTACCGCTGGTGCTCTTACCTATGAAGTTATTCGGCCGCCGCGTACGCACGTTAGCAAGTAGCTCCCAAGACGCTATCGCTGATATCAGCACCTATGCTGGCGAGGTCATGCAAAACATCAAAACTGTTCACAGTTTTAACCGCCAAGCGATGGAGCAAAACGCTTTTAATAGTGAGGTAGATAAAGCTTTCTCAGTCGCCAAACGACGAATACTTCAGCGCGCCATCCTGATAGCCCTCGTGATTTTTATCACCTTCTCGGGGATCAGTTTTATGCTCTACAGCGGCGGCGTGGATGTTCTCAATGGCGCTATGACAGGCGGTGAGCTGGCAGCCTTTGTTTTTTATGCTGTGGTGGTGGCGATGTCGGTAGGCACAGTGGCGGAAATATATGGCGAACTGCAACGCGCGGCAGGGGCCGCTAAGCGCCTAGTAGAGCTACTGCAAGTACGCAGCGATATAATCGACCCAACGAATCCGGCCCGCTTTGACAACAACCAAAGCGAAACGGCCATTTTAGCTTTTAATGAGGTGAGTTTTTGCTACCCCTCGCGACCAGATAAACCCGCCCTTGATGGTTTTAACCTAACCATTAACACTGGCGAGACCATTGCAATTGTCGACCCTTCGGGGGCGGGGAAAAGCACCTTGTTTGAGTTGTTACAGCGTTTCTATGACGTGAGCAGTGGCCAAATTAAGTTGCACAACAAAGAACTTAGCACTTTGTCTTTACACGCGCTTCGTGACGAAATGGCCATGGTGGCCCAGCATCCAGTGCTGTTTAGCGCCGATGTTTATCACAATATCGCGTATGCGCGCGAAGACGCCACACACGCCCAAGTTATCGCTGCCGCGAAGCAAGCCTATGCACATGAATTTATAAACGACTTACCTGATGACTACAGTAGCTTTTTGGGGGAGCGGGGTGTGCGCCTATCGGGAGGGCAAAAACAGCGCATTGCCATTGCTCGTGCGATTTTAAAAGACCCTAATATTTTACTTTTAGACGAAGCGACCAGCGCTTTAGACGCCGAAAGTGAGTTTCATGTGCAAGCCGCGCTGACCCGACTCATGCAATCCCGCACAACGCTAATTATTGCCCATCGTTTAAGTACGGTGATGCATGCGGATCGCATCGTGGTCATGGACCAAGGTAAAGTGGTGGCCGTTGGTGACCACCCGACATTATTGCAACAATCGGCGCTGTATCAGCGCCTATGCGAGTTGCAATTTAATCAGCCTTCGCAGTTATCTAGTTCTTAA